One Micavibrio aeruginosavorus ARL-13 genomic window carries:
- a CDS encoding DUF6782 family putative metallopeptidase, translating to MKSLPPPHRPGQSWQNQAFFAAAGFALGLWLLRGMIGAHEPVTPGGVGMPLGESPDLTCIALGAAHYPTVDPKTLSLARIEKRSQETDIGRATMSAAIADGLRVCFNPAMAVPKPSGNRTVGAYILGRKRVDLNPDVDTDMLTTTMVHEARHRVQEVLGVNFLAEGNIPEAERMIVAWLTEADARLVTILSAREAHRNGDLSQMERLMGDSAYRPMIYAMIAAQVQNPDDRAAEMAAAIKAFRQSRELIDLYDPDFIKTIVTFSAPYDPTKPRQILVHDQMLSKLGDMGPYGNYMTNDLKKFIRASFTDQDWRDMKAAQDCLQKRKLGQIKGVCPSWPRPSA from the coding sequence ATGAAATCTTTGCCGCCGCCTCATCGGCCCGGCCAATCATGGCAGAATCAGGCTTTTTTTGCCGCTGCGGGCTTTGCCCTCGGGCTTTGGCTTTTGCGCGGCATGATCGGGGCGCATGAACCCGTGACCCCGGGGGGCGTGGGGATGCCGCTGGGGGAATCGCCGGATTTAACCTGTATCGCCCTGGGGGCCGCGCATTATCCCACCGTGGACCCGAAAACATTGTCGCTGGCGCGGATCGAAAAACGGTCGCAGGAAACGGATATTGGCCGGGCCACTATGAGCGCGGCGATAGCGGATGGCCTGCGTGTTTGTTTCAATCCTGCTATGGCGGTGCCAAAGCCCAGCGGCAACCGGACGGTGGGGGCCTATATTCTGGGACGCAAGCGGGTGGACCTGAACCCTGATGTCGATACTGATATGCTGACCACCACCATGGTTCATGAAGCCCGCCACAGGGTGCAGGAAGTGTTGGGCGTGAATTTTCTGGCTGAGGGGAATATTCCCGAAGCCGAGCGCATGATCGTGGCGTGGTTGACCGAGGCTGATGCCCGTCTGGTCACCATTTTATCCGCCCGTGAAGCGCATCGGAACGGTGATCTGAGCCAGATGGAGCGGTTGATGGGGGATTCCGCCTATCGCCCGATGATTTACGCGATGATTGCGGCACAGGTGCAAAACCCCGATGATCGCGCCGCCGAAATGGCCGCCGCGATCAAGGCCTTTCGCCAGAGCCGCGAGCTGATCGATCTGTATGATCCTGATTTTATCAAAACAATTGTCACGTTCAGTGCCCCATATGATCCTACGAAGCCGCGCCAGATTTTGGTGCATGACCAAATGTTATCGAAGCTGGGCGACATGGGACCGTATGGCAATTACATGACGAATGATTTGAAAAAATTTATCCGGGCCAGTTTTACGGACCAGGATTGGCGCGATATGAAGGCGGCGCAGGATTGCCTGCAAAAACGTAAACTGGGCCAGATAAAGGGCGTGTGCCCCTCTTGGCCGCGCCCATCGGCGTAA
- a CDS encoding I78 family peptidase inhibitor, which translates to MDRKIRNFALTFPVVIAILVVAVVIYSVVKPAGSVAGQGTTHEEIAANPDVAVQEMVCEFDQWIGKEVAAAEEEIRKLGRAVRILGKDSPATMDYRHDRVNVIHDDNGVIISVTCG; encoded by the coding sequence ATGGACCGTAAGATTCGTAATTTTGCCCTGACCTTCCCGGTGGTGATCGCCATTCTGGTTGTCGCCGTGGTGATTTATTCCGTTGTGAAACCTGCTGGCTCAGTCGCGGGGCAGGGGACAACCCACGAAGAAATCGCCGCCAACCCGGACGTGGCCGTTCAGGAAATGGTGTGCGAATTTGATCAATGGATCGGCAAGGAAGTGGCCGCCGCAGAAGAAGAAATCCGCAAGCTGGGCCGTGCCGTTCGCATTCTGGGTAAAGACAGCCCGGCGACAATGGATTACCGCCATGACCGTGTGAACGTTATTCACGACGATAACGGTGTGATTATCAGTGTGACCTGTGGTTAA
- a CDS encoding glycine zipper domain-containing protein — MGALSTTFKLAGKGLGFGISNPIKTGIGATFATDAITGQGIGTTAGNLIPEALDLGQDAATNFIAGATGTAGTTAVQDPTVSSDGTTLNLGTTFNQNANPIAGLMQSMGAAFGNNPGAAIGAAIGALSGDGIMGRIVGMIIGAVLGGVIGKFAGPALNGLMNNDGPQSGTAAQFNPAAFGLPSGPAPAALQADIEQQPKPAPLAFTPAG, encoded by the coding sequence ATGGGTGCATTATCAACAACCTTCAAACTGGCCGGCAAAGGTTTGGGATTTGGGATTTCGAACCCGATTAAAACCGGTATTGGCGCCACATTCGCAACCGATGCCATCACAGGCCAGGGCATAGGCACCACGGCTGGCAACCTCATCCCCGAAGCTCTCGATCTGGGTCAGGACGCAGCGACAAATTTCATCGCCGGTGCAACGGGCACGGCAGGTACGACAGCGGTACAAGATCCAACTGTATCCAGCGACGGGACCACGCTGAATCTGGGCACCACATTTAACCAAAATGCAAACCCGATTGCCGGCCTCATGCAGAGCATGGGCGCTGCCTTTGGCAACAACCCGGGAGCCGCAATCGGTGCAGCAATTGGCGCACTCAGCGGCGACGGCATCATGGGCCGGATTGTCGGCATGATTATCGGTGCCGTTCTGGGTGGCGTGATCGGCAAATTCGCAGGGCCTGCCCTGAACGGTTTGATGAACAATGATGGTCCGCAAAGCGGAACCGCCGCACAGTTTAATCCGGCGGCCTTTGGCCTGCCGAGCGGCCCTGCCCCCGCGGCATTGCAGGCCGATATCGAACAACAACCGAAACCGGCCCCGCTGGCCTTCACCCCTGCTGGTTAA
- a CDS encoding UTP--glucose-1-phosphate uridylyltransferase, whose protein sequence is MSASKQWKPIRKAVLPVAGLGTRFLPATKVMPKEMLPLVDRPLVQHAIEEARDAGIDEFVFITGRFKEMLEEHFDYQPELAALLESRGKPDMAEKVKASEIPAGQLFLTRQPKPLGLGHAIWCAKKLIGDDPFAILLPDDVVLNPGGPGCLAQMIETYNQTGGNLVAVMDVPREKTASYGILDIKSDDGRRVDIKGLVEKPKPENAPSTLSIIGRYILQPELFTYLDKFEKGVGGEIQLTDAMANLIGQQPFHGLRYDGQRYDCGSRVGFIEANIAFAMHDPEIGDTVKSIIKKHAQNL, encoded by the coding sequence ATGAGCGCATCGAAACAATGGAAGCCCATTCGCAAAGCCGTCCTGCCCGTTGCCGGGCTGGGCACGCGTTTTCTACCCGCGACGAAAGTCATGCCAAAGGAAATGCTCCCCCTCGTCGATCGCCCACTGGTTCAACACGCGATTGAAGAAGCGCGCGATGCGGGCATCGACGAATTCGTCTTCATCACGGGCCGGTTCAAGGAAATGCTGGAAGAGCATTTTGATTACCAGCCCGAACTGGCCGCCCTGCTGGAATCCCGCGGCAAACCGGATATGGCGGAGAAGGTCAAAGCCTCCGAAATTCCCGCCGGGCAATTGTTCCTGACACGCCAGCCCAAACCGCTGGGCCTGGGCCATGCCATCTGGTGCGCGAAGAAACTGATCGGTGATGATCCGTTTGCGATCTTGCTGCCCGATGATGTTGTGCTGAATCCCGGTGGTCCCGGATGTCTGGCCCAGATGATTGAAACCTATAATCAAACCGGTGGAAATCTGGTCGCCGTGATGGATGTGCCGCGCGAAAAGACCGCCAGCTACGGCATTCTTGATATTAAATCCGATGACGGTAGACGCGTGGATATTAAAGGCCTGGTCGAAAAACCGAAGCCGGAAAACGCCCCCTCCACCCTGTCCATCATTGGCCGTTATATCCTGCAGCCGGAATTGTTCACCTATCTCGATAAATTCGAAAAAGGTGTAGGCGGGGAAATTCAATTGACCGACGCCATGGCCAATTTGATTGGCCAGCAACCGTTCCACGGACTGCGCTATGACGGGCAGCGTTACGATTGCGGCAGCCGCGTGGGCTTTATCGAAGCCAATATCGCCTTTGCCATGCATGACCCGGAAATCGGCGACACCGTCAAATCCATCATTAAAAAACACGCCCAAAATCTGTAA
- a CDS encoding J domain-containing protein yields the protein MPYILGVIALLLALYGLYQFMLHANTHQVKSLFLSAAVLGVAIAVVLLALTGRLPAAIGVLAALAPIIMGILRARTAKPATPNESRPPRSQDLTRAEALDILGLSGEPEEKDIQDAYRRLMKSMHPDQQGSPWVAERLNAARDRLLKKKP from the coding sequence ATGCCTTATATTCTGGGTGTTATCGCGCTGTTGCTGGCCCTGTATGGCCTGTACCAATTCATGCTGCACGCCAACACGCATCAGGTCAAAAGCCTGTTTCTCTCCGCCGCCGTGCTGGGCGTGGCCATTGCGGTTGTTTTGCTGGCGTTAACCGGGCGGTTACCGGCGGCGATTGGGGTTCTGGCCGCCCTCGCCCCAATCATTATGGGAATTTTGCGCGCGCGCACCGCCAAACCCGCCACACCCAACGAATCCCGCCCACCCCGCAGCCAGGACCTGACCCGTGCCGAGGCCCTCGATATTCTCGGCCTGTCCGGGGAACCGGAAGAAAAAGATATTCAGGACGCCTATCGCCGCCTGATGAAATCCATGCACCCGGATCAGCAAGGCAGCCCCTGGGTCGCGGAACGGTTGAACGCCGCGCGGGATCGGTTGTTGAAGAAAAAACCGTAG
- a CDS encoding histidine phosphotransferase family protein — MHNTMIDATVLELLASRICHDLISPVGAVNNGVEFLEDMGADAGDEAIALISMSAQAAAARLQVFRLAYGAGGRDPNIKPWDIHKTFDNLITADGKIKQNWDARAVFADVELPEGFCKILTATLMLAAECMPKGGAIGVTHENGETRVIAGGPDAAPRAQVREALAVELDPADLDPRLVHPFATGILGRQYGLNITIEKAGDSMVTFLIKRA, encoded by the coding sequence ATGCACAACACAATGATTGACGCCACGGTTCTGGAATTACTGGCGTCCCGCATTTGCCACGATTTGATCTCTCCGGTCGGGGCCGTGAATAACGGCGTCGAATTTCTGGAAGACATGGGTGCCGATGCCGGGGACGAAGCCATCGCCCTGATTTCCATGAGCGCCCAGGCCGCCGCCGCGCGGTTGCAGGTGTTCCGCCTCGCCTATGGGGCGGGTGGCCGCGACCCCAACATTAAACCGTGGGACATTCACAAGACGTTCGACAATTTGATCACCGCCGATGGCAAGATTAAACAAAACTGGGATGCCCGCGCGGTATTCGCCGATGTCGAATTGCCGGAAGGGTTCTGCAAAATCCTGACCGCCACGTTGATGCTGGCCGCCGAATGCATGCCCAAGGGCGGCGCGATTGGCGTGACCCATGAAAACGGCGAAACCCGCGTGATTGCCGGTGGCCCCGATGCCGCCCCGCGCGCGCAGGTCCGCGAAGCCCTGGCCGTTGAGCTGGACCCCGCCGATCTGGACCCCCGCTTGGTTCACCCGTTTGCCACGGGCATTCTGGGCCGTCAGTACGGGTTGAATATCACCATCGAAAAGGCTGGCGACAGCATGGTGACATTCCTGATCAAACGCGCTTAA
- a CDS encoding response regulator, protein MKSCLVIDDSQVVRKVARRIAEQAGFKCIEADNGVEAFEICESAMPDAIVLDWNMPSMSGIEFLERLRGMKNGKHPKVILCSAENDSFHVERAIKAGADEYVMKPFDSEILMSKFLQIGLG, encoded by the coding sequence ATGAAATCATGTCTTGTGATCGACGACAGCCAGGTGGTGCGCAAAGTGGCCCGCCGCATTGCCGAACAGGCCGGATTCAAATGCATTGAAGCCGATAATGGCGTCGAGGCCTTCGAAATTTGTGAAAGCGCCATGCCTGATGCCATCGTGCTGGACTGGAACATGCCATCCATGAGCGGAATCGAATTTTTGGAACGCCTGCGCGGCATGAAAAACGGAAAACATCCAAAGGTCATCCTCTGCTCTGCCGAAAATGATTCCTTTCATGTTGAACGCGCGATCAAGGCCGGAGCCGATGAATATGTTATGAAGCCTTTCGACAGCGAAATCCTGATGTCTAAATTCCTGCAAATCGGTTTGGGGTAG
- a CDS encoding CheR family methyltransferase: MRLADFEMYRELLHRHTGVDLTPDKSSLLDARLTPIAKKWGYPTFESMTIALRGVPENALIIDVVEAMMMNETMFFRDARPFEDLKNTIIPYLAKERAKYKSLRFWSAGCSTGEEPYSIAMAVKECGTPLKNWDIDIIGTDISHSVLSKAREGHYSQFDVQRGLPSPMLIKYFHQADGGGWQLDPSIMNMVDFLHSNLLDPVRDLGPFDVIFCRNVLCAMDDAAQTRILDNLARTLEPDGFLILGDEETLPTSCVSLRPLPDLPGFYGPADGTHRMDRLEKLKKTSGT, encoded by the coding sequence ATGAGGCTGGCTGATTTTGAAATGTACCGTGAATTGTTGCACCGTCACACCGGCGTTGATTTGACGCCGGATAAATCATCGCTGCTGGATGCGCGACTGACCCCGATTGCAAAAAAATGGGGTTATCCGACATTTGAATCCATGACGATCGCCCTGCGCGGTGTGCCGGAAAACGCATTGATCATCGACGTGGTCGAAGCCATGATGATGAATGAAACCATGTTTTTCCGCGACGCGCGCCCATTCGAAGATTTAAAAAACACCATCATTCCCTATCTGGCCAAGGAACGGGCAAAATATAAGTCCCTGCGCTTCTGGTCCGCCGGGTGTTCAACAGGGGAAGAGCCCTATTCCATCGCCATGGCAGTAAAGGAATGCGGCACGCCGTTAAAAAATTGGGACATTGATATTATCGGCACCGACATCTCGCACAGCGTCCTATCCAAAGCACGCGAAGGGCATTATTCGCAATTCGATGTCCAACGCGGCCTGCCCAGCCCGATGTTGATCAAATATTTTCATCAGGCCGATGGCGGTGGCTGGCAACTGGACCCATCGATCATGAACATGGTCGATTTCCTGCATTCCAACCTGCTCGACCCCGTTCGTGATCTGGGGCCGTTTGATGTGATTTTCTGCCGCAATGTTTTATGCGCCATGGATGATGCGGCCCAAACCCGCATCCTCGACAACCTCGCCCGCACACTGGAGCCGGATGGCTTCCTGATTCTGGGGGATGAGGAAACCCTGCCCACCTCCTGCGTCTCCCTGCGCCCGCTGCCTGATCTGCCCGGATTCTACGGTCCGGCCGATGGCACGCACCGCATGGACCGGCTGGAGAAATTAAAGAAGACCAGCGGAACGTAA
- the pgmG gene encoding phosphoglucomutase/phosphomannomutase PgmG, which produces MTTANTAKKTDMTQAAFNFDQEILREYDIRGQVGKNLSEDVAYAVGLSYGTYVRRKGGKTVALGFDGRASSPVLSAAVVRGLMAVGLDVTDIGLGPTPMLYYAVKHLKTDAGIMITGSHNPSDYNGFKMTLQTGPVYGPAVQEIGRIAREGDYETGEGSVKEFDIQDIYVDRLMADLKQTDKPLNVVWDCGNGAAGEITRRLTKKLPGKHILLFDEIDGTFPNHHPDPTVDHNLEDLIKCVKDNGFDLGIAFDGDADRIGAVDEKGGILRCDSLITIYARDVLKRHPGATIVGDVKCSQVMYDEIARLGGKPVMWKTGHSLIKAKMAEEKSPLSGELSGHIFFGDGWYGFDDGLYCGIRLMNAVIDANAPASTLTAHLPQIFNTPEIRFEVDEVKKFDLVASVVASVKAQAEKDPSIAVNDIDGARVNTKDGWWLLRASNTQNVLVTRAEAQSADALERLKDMVRTEVGKIGYDVSFA; this is translated from the coding sequence ATGACAACCGCAAACACAGCGAAGAAGACAGACATGACACAAGCTGCTTTCAATTTTGATCAGGAAATTTTGCGCGAATACGACATTCGCGGTCAGGTTGGCAAAAACCTGTCCGAAGATGTGGCCTATGCCGTTGGCCTGTCCTATGGCACCTATGTCCGCCGTAAAGGTGGCAAGACGGTTGCACTCGGCTTTGATGGCCGCGCATCCAGCCCGGTTTTGTCCGCGGCGGTTGTGCGCGGTTTGATGGCGGTGGGATTGGATGTCACCGATATCGGCCTCGGCCCCACGCCGATGCTGTATTACGCGGTCAAACATTTGAAAACCGATGCCGGGATCATGATCACCGGGTCGCACAACCCATCCGATTACAACGGCTTTAAAATGACCCTGCAAACCGGTCCGGTCTACGGCCCGGCTGTGCAGGAAATTGGCCGCATCGCCCGCGAGGGCGATTACGAAACCGGCGAAGGGTCCGTAAAAGAATTCGACATTCAGGATATTTATGTCGATCGTCTGATGGCCGACCTGAAGCAAACGGACAAACCGCTGAACGTCGTTTGGGATTGCGGCAACGGTGCCGCCGGGGAAATCACCCGCCGCCTGACCAAAAAACTGCCGGGCAAGCATATCCTGCTGTTCGATGAAATTGATGGCACCTTCCCCAACCACCACCCGGACCCAACGGTCGACCACAATCTGGAAGATTTGATCAAGTGCGTGAAAGACAACGGCTTCGATCTGGGCATCGCCTTTGACGGCGACGCCGACCGCATTGGCGCGGTGGATGAAAAAGGCGGGATTTTGCGCTGCGACTCCCTTATCACCATCTATGCCCGTGATGTTTTGAAACGCCACCCGGGCGCAACCATCGTCGGTGATGTGAAATGTTCTCAGGTTATGTACGACGAAATTGCCCGTCTGGGCGGCAAACCGGTGATGTGGAAAACCGGCCACTCGTTGATCAAGGCGAAAATGGCGGAAGAAAAATCGCCGCTGTCTGGTGAGCTGTCCGGCCACATCTTCTTCGGTGATGGTTGGTACGGGTTTGATGATGGCTTGTATTGCGGCATTCGTTTGATGAACGCCGTGATTGATGCAAACGCCCCGGCATCGACCCTGACCGCGCATTTGCCGCAAATCTTCAACACCCCGGAAATCCGGTTCGAAGTGGACGAGGTGAAGAAATTTGATCTGGTGGCCTCCGTCGTGGCATCGGTCAAGGCGCAAGCCGAAAAAGATCCATCCATTGCCGTGAATGATATTGACGGCGCCCGCGTAAACACGAAAGATGGCTGGTGGCTGTTGCGCGCCTCCAACACGCAAAACGTGCTGGTCACTCGCGCCGAGGCCCAAAGTGCCGATGCACTGGAACGCCTGAAAGACATGGTTCGCACAGAAGTCGGGAAAATTGGTTATGACGTCAGCTTCGCTTAA